A stretch of Oscillospiraceae bacterium DNA encodes these proteins:
- the scfA gene encoding six-cysteine ranthipeptide SCIFF, with the protein MSHIKTITGARLTASVKNGGCGECQASCQSACKTSCTVANQKCENSKNNRRFSPKTSK; encoded by the coding sequence ATGAGCCATATCAAGACCATTACCGGAGCACGGCTTACCGCCAGTGTCAAGAACGGCGGATGCGGTGAGTGTCAGGCGTCCTGCCAGTCGGCTTGCAAAACCTCTTGCACGGTTGCCAATCAAAAATGCGAAAACAGCAAAAACAATCGCCGTTTTTCTCCGAAAACTTCAAAATAA
- a CDS encoding TIGR04086 family membrane protein, with amino-acid sequence MKKIILYAVFSILISTAVCLATAIIFSAGASVCYIGAVGWILCGITGLTGGLMSARAIRRKCVLNGMLCAFFAFVILFVLGLFFGNGVMFLTFFIKLAVCLVSGAVGGFIGAGNKHRKSRAH; translated from the coding sequence ATGAAAAAGATCATCCTTTATGCGGTATTTTCGATTTTGATTTCAACCGCTGTATGTCTTGCGACGGCGATTATTTTCAGCGCCGGCGCATCGGTTTGCTATATCGGAGCGGTCGGGTGGATCCTCTGCGGCATTACAGGTCTTACCGGTGGTCTGATGAGTGCTCGGGCTATTCGGAGAAAGTGCGTCCTAAACGGAATGCTCTGCGCTTTTTTCGCATTCGTCATTCTCTTTGTGCTTGGGTTGTTTTTCGGAAACGGCGTGATGTTCTTGACATTTTTCATCAAACTCGCTGTATGCCTTGTCTCAGGCGCTGTGGGAGGTTTTATCGGTGCCGGAAATAAGCATCGGAAAAGCCGGGCCCATTAA
- the yajC gene encoding preprotein translocase subunit YajC encodes MNVFFSMIGRLLEAATPSTDVLTAATTGASVTSVVNSVVNTVVDSTASTASTASGAASLFGGSSIWSTVLLFGVLILAMYFLMIRPQKKRDKEQKMMRDALSVGDEIVTIGGISGTVVSVREDSVIIETGSDRDKLKIMKWAIQTITAMRKSADDSSKE; translated from the coding sequence ATGAACGTATTTTTCTCGATGATAGGCAGATTGCTTGAGGCCGCCACTCCGTCTACAGATGTATTGACTGCGGCAACGACAGGCGCTTCTGTTACGTCTGTTGTTAATTCTGTCGTAAACACTGTCGTTGACTCGACTGCATCCACGGCAAGCACGGCTTCCGGCGCCGCCTCTCTGTTCGGGGGCAGCAGTATTTGGTCAACGGTTCTACTTTTCGGCGTATTGATTCTCGCGATGTATTTTCTGATGATCCGCCCGCAGAAAAAGCGTGACAAAGAGCAGAAGATGATGCGTGATGCGCTTTCCGTCGGCGATGAGATCGTCACGATTGGCGGCATCTCGGGTACTGTTGTCAGCGTCCGTGAGGATTCGGTAATCATCGAGACCGGTTCCGACCGCGATAAGCTGAAGATCATGAAATGGGCAATCCAAACCATCACTGCAATGCGCAAATCTGCTGATGATTCATCGAAAGAATAA
- the fabG gene encoding 3-oxoacyl-ACP reductase FabG, with translation MKKVLITGSSGGIGAATARLFAESGYYVALHYHQSEGIAHSLEQEFGEYAFAVKADISDSAQVKAMFSAVLERFGGIDVLINNAGIAEFSLFTDITDEQWRRMFAVNVDGCFYCCREALPYMISQKSGTIINVSSIWGITGGSCEVHYSASKAAVIGLTKALAKEVGPSGIMVNCIAPGIIDTKMNRSLSGGDITSLLDETPLQKIGTPFEIAKTALFLSESEFITGQVISPNGGFVI, from the coding sequence ATGAAAAAAGTGTTGATCACCGGCTCTTCCGGAGGAATCGGCGCAGCAACCGCCCGGCTTTTTGCCGAAAGCGGATATTATGTAGCATTGCATTATCATCAATCAGAAGGAATCGCACATTCACTCGAACAAGAATTTGGTGAATATGCATTTGCGGTGAAAGCCGACATTTCGGATTCGGCGCAGGTTAAGGCGATGTTTTCGGCGGTACTGGAACGCTTCGGCGGAATTGACGTACTGATCAACAACGCTGGTATCGCAGAGTTCTCTCTCTTCACCGACATCACGGACGAACAGTGGCGCAGGATGTTCGCGGTCAATGTTGACGGCTGCTTTTATTGCTGCCGTGAAGCGCTACCGTATATGATCTCTCAAAAATCCGGTACGATCATCAACGTCTCATCCATTTGGGGCATCACAGGCGGTTCCTGCGAGGTTCATTATTCAGCCTCAAAAGCTGCCGTCATCGGATTGACAAAAGCTTTGGCCAAAGAAGTAGGCCCTTCAGGGATCATGGTAAACTGCATTGCACCGGGCATAATCGATACCAAGATGAACCGGAGCCTCTCGGGTGGAGACATCACAAGCTTATTAGATGAGACGCCGCTGCAAAAGATCGGAACGCCTTTCGAAATCGCAAAAACCGCTTTGTTTTTATCAGAATCCGAATTTATCACCGGTCAGGTGATCAGCCCGAACGGAGGATTCGTGATTTGA
- a CDS encoding homoserine dehydrogenase, translating to MKFAIMGHGVVGSGTAQLFMRNRDKIEMAVGESMCLKYILDIKDFTELEYNNLFIKDFSIIENDPEVSTVVETIGGTGAAFEFVSRCLKAGKNVVTSNKEMIATRGTELMGYAKQSGAMLKFEASVGGGVPLLKPINQCLAADKFSSVYGILNGTTNFILTKMETDNMSFEDALATAKKLGYAELNPSADVDGHDCARKTSILSGLCFKKHPQPDIIPTTGIRQITLDDIKLARACGGCIKLIGRAKPVGNGVSACVRPMVVDNSNQLSSVNDVFNGIIVDGDATGDVMFYGKGAGKFPTASAVISDVIDCTREKQSQRNMFWEDTTSFIPDDSKYEFLLRVNETDTKKLALLGNLRRLSAGNAVGYIAGLFTDSELEGKLKELSITATVFPILK from the coding sequence GTGAAATTCGCAATCATGGGTCACGGCGTAGTCGGTTCGGGGACGGCACAACTGTTCATGCGCAACCGGGACAAAATTGAAATGGCGGTCGGTGAATCGATGTGCCTGAAATACATTTTGGACATCAAAGATTTCACTGAATTGGAATATAACAACCTTTTTATCAAGGATTTTTCAATCATTGAAAACGACCCGGAGGTCTCGACCGTCGTCGAAACTATCGGCGGCACCGGTGCGGCATTTGAATTTGTCTCTCGATGCCTGAAAGCCGGGAAAAACGTCGTCACTTCAAACAAAGAGATGATCGCAACGCGCGGAACAGAGTTGATGGGTTACGCTAAACAGTCCGGTGCGATGTTGAAATTCGAAGCCAGTGTCGGCGGCGGCGTTCCGCTGCTAAAACCGATCAACCAATGTCTCGCTGCTGACAAGTTTAGCAGCGTTTACGGTATATTAAACGGGACGACCAACTTCATCCTGACCAAGATGGAAACCGACAATATGAGTTTTGAAGACGCTCTTGCTACCGCCAAAAAACTCGGTTACGCCGAGTTGAATCCGTCGGCGGATGTGGATGGGCATGACTGTGCCCGCAAAACCTCAATTTTGAGCGGTCTTTGCTTTAAAAAACACCCCCAACCCGATATTATCCCCACGACCGGTATCCGGCAGATCACCCTCGACGATATCAAGCTGGCGCGTGCTTGCGGCGGCTGCATAAAGTTGATCGGCAGAGCAAAACCGGTCGGCAATGGTGTGAGCGCCTGTGTCCGTCCGATGGTTGTGGACAATTCCAATCAGCTTTCATCCGTTAACGACGTCTTTAACGGTATTATCGTTGACGGAGATGCTACCGGCGACGTGATGTTTTACGGCAAAGGTGCGGGTAAATTCCCGACCGCAAGTGCTGTGATCTCCGACGTCATCGACTGCACGCGTGAAAAGCAGAGTCAGCGTAATATGTTCTGGGAAGATACGACTTCCTTTATTCCGGATGACAGCAAATACGAATTTTTACTCAGAGTAAACGAAACCGACACAAAAAAACTCGCTTTGCTCGGGAACTTAAGACGTTTGTCTGCCGGAAATGCGGTCGGCTATATCGCCGGTCTCTTCACAGATTCCGAATTAGAAGGAAAGTTAAAAGAGCTTTCAATCACCGCGACCGTA